The genomic window AAGTCAACAGTATTTTGCGTTAACCAAGTGTGCCTGAGAGTGTGAGAGAACataagagaggaggaggaagaggagctggtAATGAAAGAAGCTTCAACTGGCaacaataaaaaaggaaaatgatgTTAAAACTGGAGTTATTGGTTTCACATGGAAGAttaaatgcatcatgaaaatATGCGCGGGCATGCTAACACCATACACACTAGCAGTGTTTCTGtaaataaacactgaaaactgGCAGGCATAAAAAAACCCAGGAAATCtggcattaaaaagaagaaatgaatgAGTTTTATTTGAAGGATAAATATCTGTCAATGCAAATGATGATACATGCTACAGTTATAGTTAAAATTTTAAAGGAAACATCCAATCACTGCCTTGAAAATAAAGTATTTTTGGCACATATAAGTGTCTGATAAAATACTTTCTaatcatatttttaaataataaccTCCCTCTCCCTAATCTGAGGGAGCAATGGTGTCTTGTGAAGTGGGATGGCAATGGTCTTTGTCTAAGCTACTTATTACAGATGATTAACACAGCGTATCTCTCTATTCCTCCCAGGAAACATGGTGAGCAAGGAGGGTGGCAAATGCATGCTCACCAACTCAGAGTCTGACTCGGAGGCAGCGCCCTTGCCCTCCACCTCACTGGCACTGGAGGTGAAGTATTCCCTGGAAGCCAGTCGACAGGTGAGGAAGCGAAACAAGGCCTTGCAAGTGCGTTTCAAGGACATCTGTGAGGCACAGAACGAGCAGAGGGAGGCGGAGCTGCAGGCAGCGGGGAAAGGCGGCAAGCCATTGTCATACAAAGTGGCGTATCGCAAGTACATGACAGTCCCTGCCCGCAGATCCATTCCAAACGTCACGAGGAGCACAGGCGTCCAGACGTCACCTGACCTGAAGAAGCGCTATCAGACCTTTCCCTTTGAACGCAAAAAAGGCCACACCTTTAAACACGTGGCAGCTGTGGAAACTTACAAAGGTCAGAATAACGGTTTTGTCATGGAGGTGAAGCAGTCCAAAGCAGCTGAACAGGGTTTatatgaagaggaggagggagcctGTGGGGGGAGCGGAGTCCTGAGGACCAGGGCTCTGCTCCATACTAATGAGTGCATTGCCACAGTGGAGCAGCACACTGCACCTGATGGCCTGTGCTCTGACGCTCTGCTGCTCACTtgcactgcagacacagactgCCTTGCAGACACACCGAGAGGAAGCGGAGCAGGAGGACAGGCAGAGTACCAGCTCTGCAGCATCCCGTCCAAAGCCCGAACAGGATTACAACACAGGGAGGCCGACACAGACCGCTCGGCCAAGAGGCAGCTGCTCAACCTGGAGGAGGGCTCGTCCCGAACCCTGCCGGACAGGGCCTCCAAAGTTACAGGCCCTATTGCCTGGAACTCCCTTACGCAGGTGGAGTGCTTGGACAGTCCATCAGTACGGAACAAACGGAAGAAAGGCCTGCAGCTCAACGGGCTATCGAGCGAGACACTACCACGATCTAGTGGAGGCTGTAAAACGCAGGCACAGTGCCACACTGGGCAGTTATCTGCCCGACCTATACGGGGCATGGAGGAGCCTCTATCACCCTGCATAGGTGGCGAGGGTGATGGGCCACCGCCTGACCAAACGCAGGAAGCCTGTAAGCAAATAGTGCCTATGAATCAGGACGCGGATGTTAAAGCACAGCTCCAGGCCATGGAAAATCTCATCAGCTCCAGCCAGGAGACCATCAAGGTGCTGCTGGGAGTCATTCAGGAACTGGAGAAGGGAGAGGCCCACAGAGAAGGGTAAGGTGTCTCACTTGAAACCACTGCTTTCCACAGATGcactatgatttttttttactacccAGGCACTGATTTCAATATTTTGACTCAGGGAActaacccaaaccatttttaaGCAACATGAGGGCAGAGACTGCTGTAGCACTAAAAATGAGTCAGTGGCCAGTCATGGCTGAAATCATTGCACAAAccttggcaaaaaaaaatgaagcaataACTGGTGATTGGTCACACTTAGGTGGAAAACTGATGCCATTTATATACTTATAAGGTCAATTAAGGTGCTTCTGTAACATGTAACAGTATGGTAAAACATCTTGATGTTTCCCATTGGATTGTAGGTACTGTCTTATATGGGTGACAGCTACAGTGCATTGTTGCTGGGATGATGTGGCTTTCACCTGAATGTGCCCTGCAGTGCTATTACTGCACAGTGTCCTTTTTCATGACTATTTCCCTCCAGATatgatggagctgctgcagaaagtACTTACAGACACATCAGTTCACTGATTTGGCCTGAGTGGCCTGACGACCTATTGTATTAAAAACCTTGCCATGCTGTATGTGGCCTTTAATCGCAAAACCCAAGGCTGGGCAGCAGCAGTCTTCTTGCTATTTTTGAACTGAAGTAGTTCAGCTACAGATATTGATCTAACTGGCCAAAGCAAAATCTATATTAGTGACAATGCAGCTTGGATTTCTCCTTTAGAATCAAAAAGAAGGCTATTAGTTCAATTGTAGGTACAAATGAATGCAGGGATTGAGGAAGATGCTAAATCATGAAATTGTTCTTTCACATTCCTTTAGTGCTTAAGCAAAATACTACATTTAACAATTAGCCTTGTCCAACAGCACACTATAATGTGTATGTAGTAAGTTGAAGGCCTGTGAAACAGCTATTTACTGTCCAATGGAGGTGGAGTTTGTACAAAAGAGTTGCAGATAGTATTGAGCCTGCTGAAATAGATTATTGTCTATCCAAAGGCACGATGCAACCAAACTGGCCAATTTGTGGGGTGAATTGCTGGGGCCTGGCACTCGGATCTCCATCTGTTTTAAACAGGGCCGTGTCAGGGCGTGGAGTGGGAAACTCAATATAATGAATGTATCCAGAACCTGTCAATGCACCACCAAGAGGAACACAAGTGTATGTTTTCAATTCTCAGTATCAACTTAATTGAATGAGAAGGTTAAACTACTGTTCAAGTACAAGGATTGAACAAGGTATAATTCTCACAGCAGTCTGGGTTTAGGCAATTATCCTCCTCCAATCTAGCACATGAAACCTTAATCTCCTTATCAGCAAACTCATAAAAGTGCACTGTGAGTGAAAAAGTAAGCAGACATGTGGTGGAGCACAGGGAGCCATCTTCAATGTGTTGCCAAGCACATCTGGCTTATCAGATGTGTCTGGAGTGGCAGGtgggatgaggaagaggaagaggaggaggaggaggaggaaagaaagatgagaggagaggggagaaaaagagaggagaagaagaggaggaggagcaggagaggagaggaaaggaagagGATTTTGTAAATTAAAATTAGTGACTACTACTTACTACTTTTTAATGGTGCCATCTGTTCACATgcataaagaaacaaacacattgtGTTTCTATTCACTAATTAAAAATAGTTGAAGCCAGTGAGCTGTATAAGCCCCTTGTAATCCATCCAAGGCCAAGTGAACCTCTATTTGTCTATGCAAGCACAGTCGCCCTATTCCTGTACTTACATTTAGAAGTATTCACACAATGTTAGCTTCATACACCTGCTACACAAATGTCACTGACACACTAAGAAGCAGTGCCCCCAGGCTATAGGAGAATTGTGACTGTGATTTCATCTATTATATAACTGCATATGCAACAGTCTGTGCTTTAATCCCTATGGATGCATTAAAATCGAATTTCCATGACTAATGGGCAATGTGCTAAatctaataaaacacacaatccctAGCGCACATATGTGAGAAATATGAGCAATTGTCAGGACCATGTTTTCTGTGCAGACCCAAGACCTTCCAAATAACCGTAATCAAGTACCCACATTACGTTTACAGAAATATGGCGTGGCAGTATACTCTGTGGGTCTTGTTAGggcaaccacacaaacacaacagaactccaagtctggaaaaaaaatcacgcTTCATCTTTCATCTCCAAAAGTCCCCTGCTGTTCTATCCACCAAGTTTAGGAGCTAGTGAGTGCAGCAGGCGAGCAAACTGTCAATCACAGCAATGTCAGCAATGTGGCCGACATTTGCGGCTTCTAATAACAAAGGAATATTGAGGACAGAAGGCTCATTTAGTGACTAAGATCAtatgaatttatttaaaaaacttTGGGCACTTTGGGCAGAGATTTTAGAGGGTCAAGTAGCAGTGCTGCCCAGACAGCTGCACAATATTGACAAAAGTAAGTGGACACACAGCTGCAATTTGAAGCTCTTTGTCAGATAACTGGTTGGAGATTTTAGAGCCAAGCATGGACTGCTGCTTCCTCACAAACTGCTTACAACATCCCTATTCAGTGTCCCTACTTGTGCCACACAGCCTCGCCCCAAGCATCCAGTACAACAGTGTGAAGGGTGTGACACTGTTCCAACAGCAAAAGACTCAGGAATAATGCTGTATCATCACACAGTGTTGGCACGCCAGACCCAATTAATCACACTCATGGGGACTTGTTGCTAGCTGTGTATTAGCACTCTGTATGAGTGCATGGTTGTATACCTCTGGACTCCCACCCACTCAGTGACCTTTGGGACAGCTCACCTAGTGGCACAAAAGAAGGGGGGGGTGTATAAATATACTGTTAATGGCACTTTTGGCTTCCCTCTCCCCAGGGAGGTCTGCTGAAATGAGCTCTGCTCTCTTATTTTCTCTTATCAACTCAGTATGAGAGGGAGGTGGGGGGAAGGATGAGAGATTGAGTCAGAAAGAGACCTAGACAGCATGAAGCAAGGGAAAGCGAAAATAGAGGGGAGTTGTTCAAAGGACGAAATCCAGTTGCCCGTGCAAACCCATTGGCTGCTTATTGATTGGCTCATCTGGCAGGAAGCAACTGTGTCTGTGGCCTTCCGCACTGTACTGGTCTGTCAACCTTTCTCCAGCTGTGAGCCCATTAATTACAATTAATTCAAGGTGCAAACTTGAAGTAAACCTGCTGTATCACTGCACtcgtcctcttttttttctccattacTCCATTACCTCATTCAGTTACAGCTTTAAATAACAATATCAACACCTCTAATATACCTGTCAGAGCatacagcacagacagcagtgccAGAGATAAGGAGAGGGAATTTATGATAGGGTTTTAATTTTTATTGGTGCTGCAGCCTGTGGGCAGCGTGACAAGAGTTTTAGTGGGAGAAGTGACAAATGTGTCTCTGCTACTGCTAAAGATGAAAGACTGGAATTAAAAGTAGAAAATTAGCACATTAACCTCAATAAGAAGTAGAATGCAGTGGCATGTTCATTTGAGAAAATATGACTTATGACAATAGGTGCCTGTTAAAGGATCAGTTCACCCAAACcacataaaaagaaacaaaagagccCTTTGCTAAATTACCTTTATTGAGAGGTAAGCTAAGCCCACAATGGTGGAAATGTGTGTTGATTACGCTGGTTGCTTGTATTATAAATATGGCAGAGAAGGTTCCGGTTACAGCCAGTCATCACCAGC from Parambassis ranga chromosome 19, fParRan2.1, whole genome shotgun sequence includes these protein-coding regions:
- the insyn2a gene encoding inhibitory synaptic factor 2A, whose product is MVSKEGGKCMLTNSESDSEAAPLPSTSLALEVKYSLEASRQVRKRNKALQVRFKDICEAQNEQREAELQAAGKGGKPLSYKVAYRKYMTVPARRSIPNVTRSTGVQTSPDLKKRYQTFPFERKKGHTFKHVAAVETYKGQNNGFVMEVKQSKAAEQGLYEEEEGACGGSGVLRTRALLHTNECIATVEQHTAPDGLCSDALLLTCTADTDCLADTPRGSGAGGQAEYQLCSIPSKARTGLQHREADTDRSAKRQLLNLEEGSSRTLPDRASKVTGPIAWNSLTQVECLDSPSVRNKRKKGLQLNGLSSETLPRSSGGCKTQAQCHTGQLSARPIRGMEEPLSPCIGGEGDGPPPDQTQEACKQIVPMNQDADVKAQLQAMENLISSSQETIKVLLGVIQELEKGEAHREGLSYRTGQDTANCDTCRNSACIIYSVELDFKQQEDKLQPLMKRLCPTEDTHFLPLPYPQEAFTSTPKRKSKADSKKHARWKLWFL